The DNA region CACGGGGggcatgggggacatggggacatggggggacatggggggacatgagAGACACGGGgggcatggggggacatggggacatggggggacatgggggggacatgagAGACACGGGGggcatgggggggacatggggacatgggggacatgggggatggggggacatgggggtacatggggacatgggggatgggggggacacgggggacatggggaatggggggacgTGAgagacacgggggacatgggggtcatggggggatggggggacacgggggacatgggggggacttGAgagacacgggggacatgggggacacaggggtcaTGAGGGATGGGTGGACGTGAgagacatgggggacatggggacgtgggggggacatggggacatgggggacatggggacgtgggggggacatggggacatgggggacatgggggacatggggggacgaGGGGGTGCAAGGGGGAcgtgggggatggggggacatgagagacacgggggacatgggggacatggggggggatggggggggcaTGAgagacacgggggacatgggggtacatggggacatgggggggacatgggggggacatgagAGACgtaggggacatgggggatggggggggacataggggacacgggggacatgggggatggggggacatgcgagacacgggggacatggggacacggggggacatggggacatggggggacatggggacacggggggacgaGGGGGTGCAAGGGGGACGTGGGGGATGGGGGGCCATGAgagacacgggggacatggggacatgggggatggggggacatggggggatggggggacgtgagagacacgggggacatgggggacatggggggacatggggggacatggggtcatgggggatggggggggcaTGCgagacacgggggacatgggggtgcaaGGGGCacatgggggatggggggacacgggggacatgagAGACACAGGGGGACataggggacacgggggggatgggggggacatgagagacatggggacactggggacatgggggacagggCGGACACGGGGAATACCAGAGACacgggggatggggggacatggggggacaggggacacaggggacaagagggatgggggggacgtaggggacacggggggacgagtgggacatgggggacacaggggtgacatgggggggacatgggggggacaggggacacggggggacaagagggatggggggacatagaggacatggggggacatgggtgacatgggggacacgggggagtgacatggggatggggggacaagAGGGATGTGGGGGACACGGAGGATGGGGGGGACATAGAAGACAGAGGGTGACATGGGGGGGCACGGGGGACAAGGCGGGGCAGGGGGACACAGAAGACACGGGGGACaagggggatggggggacatgggggacacggggtgacatgggggacatggggacacgggggtgacatgggggatggggggacacaggggacatgggggacatggggggatggggggacaagggggacatgggggtgacatggggatgggggggacacaggggacatgggggacacgggggatggggggacaagggggacatgggggtgacatgggggatggggggacacaggggacatgggggacacgggggaggacatgggggatggaggggacacaggggacatggggggacacgggggatggggggacaagggggacattggggtgacatgggggatggggggacacagggaacatgggggacacgggggtgacatgggggatgggggacacaggggacatgggggacacgggggtgacatgggggatggggggacacaggggacatgggggacacgggggtgacatgggggatgggggacacaggggacatgggggacaagggggatgggggggatgggggggacatggggacacgggacatggggacacggggtgacatgggggatggggggacatgggggacacgggggacatgggggacacgggggtgacatgggggatggggggacacaggggacatgggggtgacataggggatggggggacacaggggacatgtgggacacgggggtgacatggggacaagggggatgggggggacatggggacacgggggtgacatggggatggggggacacaggggacatgggggacatgggggatgggggggacatgggggacatgggggtgacatgggggatggggggacacaggggacatgggggacatgggggatggggggggacatgggggacatgggggtgacatgggggatggggggacacagggaacatgggggacatgggggtaacatgggggatggggggggacaagggggacacgggggacgtgggggacacgggggaatggggacacgggggtgacatgggggatggggggacacaggggaacatgggggacacgggggtgacatgggggatggggggacacaggggacatgggggacattggggtgacatgggggatggggtgggacaagggggacatggggagggggTGACCCAACGCTGGGCGTCCTTGGGGTGACCCCGTGGACCTCTGGGTGACCCCTGGGTGACCCCCTCAgccccccccatgtcccctcccctGTCACccacccctgtgcccccccacGTCCCCTCTTGTGTCCCCCAATGTCACCACGTCCCCTCTTgtgtccccccacatccccccccactCCCATGTGTCCCCCGCCCCCTCGTCCACACCATGTCCCCCATGGCCCCTCCCCCCCCGTGTTGTCCCCACGTGTCACacgtgtccccccccccccgcctgcTGTGTCCCCAATGGGCC from Columba livia isolate bColLiv1 breed racing homer chromosome 30, bColLiv1.pat.W.v2, whole genome shotgun sequence includes:
- the LOC135576768 gene encoding uncharacterized protein LOC135576768; the protein is MSPPCPHVPPIPLVPMSPPCPTCPLCPPIPYVTPMSPVSPHPPCHPRVPHVPRVPHVPPSPMSPRVPMSRVPMSPPSPPSPLSPMSPVSPIPHVTPVSPMSPVSPHPPCHPRVPHVPCVPHPPCHPRVPHVPSSPVSPMSPVSPHPPCHPHVPLVPPSPVSPMSPVSPPSPCHPHVPLVPPSPHV